TGAACGCAAAGAACATGCTGGAGGGTGTCACCTCCGGCGTCGCCGACATCGGCAACTTCGCCATGAGCTACCAGCCCGGCCGTTTCCCGGTCTCGGAGGCCATCGATCTCCCCTACGGCTTCACCAGCGCGAAGACAGCAAGCCTCGTGCTGTACGACCTCATCGACAAGTACAAGCCGAAGGAGTTCGAGAAGGTAAAGATCATCACCGTCTTTACCTGCCCCCCCACGAACTTCATGACCAGCAAGCCGGTTCGTACCCTGGCGGACCTGAAGGGGATGGAACTGCGCGTCGCCGGAACCGGCACAGAGATCGCCAAACGCCTTGGCGCGGTGCCCATAGCCATGCCCCAGTCCGAGACGCCGGAAGCGATCCAGAAGGGGATTGTGAAGGGGATGGTCTCATCCCTCGAGATCCTTCTCGACCTGAAGTTCGCGAGTTACACCCCCTACGCCACCATCGCCAATCTCCCCGTCGTATCGTTCGCGGTCGTCATGAACAAGGGAAAATGGGACGCCCTGCCGGCAAACGTGAAGCAGGCGATCGACTCCCTCTCCCGCGAGCAGGCTGCCTGGACCGGCAGCTATGCCGACACCCACGTGCAGGAAGCGCTCGCAGCGGCGAAGAAGAACTACAATCACCAGGTTTTCACCCTACCCCCGGCGGACCAGAAGAAGGTCGCACAGCTGCTGCAGCCGATGGTGGACGACTATGTCAGGAAGGTGAGCGCGCAGGGGGTGAACGGCAAGCAGATCGTCGCCGACGTCCTCGCTCTCAAGAAGAAGTACGAAGCGCCTGCAGGGAAGCCGGGGAAGAAGAAATAGGTCCCCGGATTCCTTGGGCGACCGAGAAGAAGGTTCATCAGAATTTTAAGGAGAGAGTCGGCGGGAACGTCCCCTCCCCCCTTGCGGGGGAGGGACAGGGTGGGGGGGAAGGTGCCGCCAGAGAGGCAGATGGCAGCTTCACCACCCCCCTGCCCCCTACCGTCAAGGGATGGGTTCCTCAAGCAGGCTCCTAGTCACTCTGGAAAGTAAGGGGTAAAAGAAGCACATGGACCGTTTCATCGGGATTTTGTCGAAGTCATTTATGGCCGTCGGGGGGGCGGCACTCTTCGTGCTGGTGCTCCTCGCCACCGGGAACGTGACGATGCGATTTTTCCACGCACCGTATGCCGGGACGTATGAGCTCGTTTCCTTCCTGGGGGCGCTGGTGACCGCCGGCGCCCTTGCGCACACCCAGCGCCGCAAGGACCACATCGTGGTGGACATCCTCTCCGAGAAGTTCCCTCCGGTGGTAAAGCGCGTCCTCGATGCGGTGAACTACGCCGTCACCTGCGCCCTCTTCGCGGTCATCTCCTGGCAGGTGTGGGTATGGGGTGACAAGATCAGGACCGGAGGAGAGCTCTCCGAGACGCTGAAGATCGATTACTACCCCTTCGTGTACGGCGTCTCCGTCGGCTTTGGTCTCCTCGCCGTCGTCCTCTTCGTGGACTTCCTGAAGTCGCTGGCGCACCCGGAACACCCGGAGGTGCACCAATGAACGGTCCGATGCTCGGCGTCTACGGCATCCTCGCGATGTTCTTCATCCTCTTCGTGCTGCGCATTCCGGCAGCCTTTACCATGCTGCTGGTCGGCTTTGCCGGGATCGCCACCGCCACCTCGCTCGATGCAGCCTTCGCCATGACCGGCTCGGAGCTGTGGAACATCTTTTCCAACTACGGCCTCACCGTCATTCCCCTCTTCATCCTCGTGGGGGAGATCGTGCACTATGCCGGGTACAACAACAGTCTCTACTACGCCTCGTACCGCTGGTTCGGGCACAAGCGCGGGGGACTGGCCATGACCACCATCATGGCGAGCGCGGCATTCTCCGCCATCAGCGGCTCCAACACCGCCACCGCCGCGACCATGAGTGCGGTGGCCATCCCCGCCATGAAGGAGTACAAGTACCACCCGCTCCTGAATGCCGGTTCGGTCGCTGCAGGCGCAACGCTCGGGGTGCTGATCCCTCCGAGCATCGTCCTCGTGGTGTACGGGCTGTACACAGGGCAGTCGATCGGGAAACTCTTCTTCGGCAACGTGATCCCGAGCGCGATCCTCACCACCCTTATCCTCCTCACCGTGGTGTGGATCTGCCGACGCCACCCCGACTGGGGCCCCGCCGGCCCGAAGAGCACCTGGAACGAGCGCTTCGCCGCGCTGCCGGAGGCGCTGGACATCCTCCTTCTCTTCGGGATCATCATGTACGCACTCTTCACCGGAGTGGTGACCGCAACCGAGGCCGCCGCCGTCAGCTGCTTCCTCGCGCTGATCATCTGCACGGTGCGCAGGAAACTCACCTGGAAAAAGGTCGCCGGCGCCTTCGTCGATACGCTACGCATCTCCTGCATGGTCTTCATGATCGTGGCGGGGGCCGTCATCTTCGCCAAGTTCCTCACCATCACGCGCCTTCCGTACGAGACGGCGGAATGGATAAGCGCACTGCAGCTGCCGCGCTGGATGGTGCTGTGGGTGATCCTTCTTTGCTACATCATCGGCGGGTGCATCATGGACGCCCTGGCCTTTCTCCTGGTGTCGCTGCCGATATTCTACCCGCTGGTCACGCAGCTAGGTTACGATCCGGTGTGGTTCGGCCAGGTCATCACCATCGTCACCACCATGGGCTCCATCATGCCCCCGATCGGAATCTGCTGCTACGTCGTCTCCGGCATGTCGGGCATCCCTCTCGGCACCGTTTTCAAAAGCTCCCTGTACTATTTCCCTTCCTACATCGTCTCAATCGTAGTCCTCATGGTTTCCCCATACTGGACGGTACTGGTACTCTCCGACCTTGTGAAGTGACAGTGAAGGGGCGCGGCATGCCGCGCCCCTTCCACATCCCACTCCCTCCTTCCCCATTTCGCTCACCCATCACTTCGCTCACTCATCCATTGGCTGTAAATAATGCATCCCACTCTCAAGCTACTTCTGAATACACCGATACGATCACGTACTGCTGAGAACAGCAGTACTACGTATACACAGAAAGAGAGAACGGACAATGCAGCTGACCGCAAAAGTTAACCTCACCGTTATGGCAATCTTTGCCGCTACTGTCACTATCCTGGTCTCAGTGGCATTCTTCAGCTCAAAGAGCATCTTGAGCAGCGTCATCCAGACGAGCCAGATCTCTATCGCCAGTGACAACGCAGCTAACCTCAACGACTGGATCCAGCGCAAGCTCCAGGTCGTGGAGGCCGGTGCAAAGGACCTGTCCCGCTCCCCGTCCCCCGAGGTGCTGAAAAGAACCATAAAAACGCTGGCCGCTGCCGGCTCCTTTACGAAGATCCATCCCGGGTACGAGGACGGCAGCGTCGTCTACTCCGACGACTGGGCGCCCCCCGCCGGGTATGACCCGCGCGAGCGCCCCTGGTACAGGCAGGGGAAGAAGGAGCTGAAGACGGGTCTCACGGAGCCGTACGTCGCCGCCTCCACCGGAAAGCTGATCATGACCTTCATGGCACCGATAAACGGGGCAGACGGAAAATTTGCCGGCATCTTTGGCGCCGACGTCACCCTCGATCATGTAGTGGAACAGGTCTTGAGCGTAAAGGTCGGTAAATCAGGGCACGCATTCGTGACCGATGCCGGCGGGAAGATCCTGGTGCATCCGGATCAGAGCCTCACTCTAAAGAAGAACATCAAGGATCTCTCCCCTGACCTCGCCAAAAGCGACAAGAACTTCGCCGCTGCCGCAACCGGCACGATGACGTATCGGGCCGGGGGGAAGAAGAAGTTTCTCACCTATGCGCGCGTTCCCTCTACCGGCTGGTATCTTTGCACCACCGTCGATGAGGACGAGGTCCTCGCTCCGGTGAGAAAGCAGCTGGTAACCCTCACGCTGATCGGGGCCACCTGCCTCGCCGCCGGACTCCTCGTGCTGGTCCTCTTTGTGAACAGGCTTCTGAAGCCCCTTCGTGAGCTGTACCTGCGCGTTGCAGAGGTGGCGGACGGCGAGGGGGACCTGACGAAGCGGCTGGAGGTAGGGGGGCGCAAGGACGAGATCGGGCAGCTTGCGCAAAAGCTGAACCTCTTCCTGGAAAGCGTGCGCGGCATCATCGTGCAGATCGCGGACGCCTCCCGGACCATAACGAGCGACGCTACAGGGCTCAAGTCCACTGCGGAGGGTATTTCCCTCGGGACGGAACAGGTAGCGTCCCAGACCGTGACGGTGGCGACGGCCAGCGAGCAGATGTCGTGCACCGCTGCAGACATCGCGCGCAACTGCCACCACGCTGCAGACAACGCCGCCCGCGCCGCCGAGACGACAGAGGAAGGGTTCCGCATGGTAAAGAGCACAGTGGACGGGATACGGAAGCGGGGCGAGGAGACGAAGCGCCATGCCGAGGCAATTTCCTCTCTTGGGGAGCGCTCCGAGCAGATAGGGGCGATCGTGGCGACTATCGAGGAGATCGCAGACCAGACGAACCTTTTGGCGCTCAATGCGGCCATCGAGGCCGCGCGTGCAGGGGACCAGGGGCGCGGCTTTGCGGTAGTTGCCGATGAGGTGCGTGCCCTCGCGGAGAGGACGACGGGCGCCACGAAAGAGATAAGCACGATGATCCGCACCATTCAACAGGAGACGAAGCAGGCGATCGCCTCCATGGAGGAAGGGGTGAAAGGGAGCGCCAGAGGAGTCGAGGAGGCGGCAGGGCTGGAGGATGCGCTTCGGGAAACGCTTGCCCAGGTGGAGTCTCTCACCAGCCAGGTTAATCAGATTGCGGTAGCTGCAGAGGAGCAGACCGCAACGACGTGCTCCATCACCAACAGCATCCAGCATATGACGGAAGTGGTGAACGAAACAGCCAGGGGTTCGCAGGAGAGCGCGGACACAGCCTCCAGGCTCTCCGTACTCGCGACAGAGATGCACCGGACGGTGAGCAAGTTCAAGCTGTAGGAGAGGGTAAATCTGCCCCTTTGCTCGTTCCGAAGCTCCGGACTTTGCTCGTTCTTAAGCTCCGGCCTTTGCTCGTTCCCAAGCTCCGGCTTGGGAACGGACTTGCCCGGGAGGCTCCAGCCTCCCCAACGCCGCCGTTACCCGTACCGCTGACGCAGATGCAAAGCTGGAGCTTTGCACGCAAGTGCGTTCCCAAGGTGGACCTTGGGAACGAGCATGCGAGGTGTGCACTACTGGAAGCTTCACTACCTAATGAAAAAGGGCCCGTCGTCACCGGCGGGCCCTTTTCTTTCAACTGCTCATCTTGTTACCGATACTCCTCAAGCTCATCAAACTGCAGGTAGCGGTATACCTCGCTCTCCTTCGGAGCGATCCGTTCCTGATACTGGACAAGGTACTCGGCCGGGGTGGGGAGTTTGCCTAGCTTCGCTGTGACGGCGCCGAGCTCTGCGGAGCCCAAAAAGACCTTCGCCCCTTTCCCCATCCTGTCGTCGAAGTTGCGCGTGGAGGTGGAGAAGACATTGACTCCATCCGGAACCCGCGCCTGGTTCCCCATGCACAGCGAGCACCCCGCCATCTCTATGCGGGCACCTACGGTGCTATAGACGGAGAAGTACGCTTCGGCCCTCAGC
The DNA window shown above is from Geomonas sp. RF6 and carries:
- a CDS encoding TRAP transporter substrate-binding protein; its protein translation is MKPTKMFRQVGLLLAAAIFSSATGAAAATVTLTYANFPPAATFPCVQMERWAKEVEKKTAGQVKVRTFPGGTLLNAKNMLEGVTSGVADIGNFAMSYQPGRFPVSEAIDLPYGFTSAKTASLVLYDLIDKYKPKEFEKVKIITVFTCPPTNFMTSKPVRTLADLKGMELRVAGTGTEIAKRLGAVPIAMPQSETPEAIQKGIVKGMVSSLEILLDLKFASYTPYATIANLPVVSFAVVMNKGKWDALPANVKQAIDSLSREQAAWTGSYADTHVQEALAAAKKNYNHQVFTLPPADQKKVAQLLQPMVDDYVRKVSAQGVNGKQIVADVLALKKKYEAPAGKPGKKK
- a CDS encoding TRAP transporter small permease — translated: MDRFIGILSKSFMAVGGAALFVLVLLATGNVTMRFFHAPYAGTYELVSFLGALVTAGALAHTQRRKDHIVVDILSEKFPPVVKRVLDAVNYAVTCALFAVISWQVWVWGDKIRTGGELSETLKIDYYPFVYGVSVGFGLLAVVLFVDFLKSLAHPEHPEVHQ
- a CDS encoding TRAP transporter large permease, with the protein product MNGPMLGVYGILAMFFILFVLRIPAAFTMLLVGFAGIATATSLDAAFAMTGSELWNIFSNYGLTVIPLFILVGEIVHYAGYNNSLYYASYRWFGHKRGGLAMTTIMASAAFSAISGSNTATAATMSAVAIPAMKEYKYHPLLNAGSVAAGATLGVLIPPSIVLVVYGLYTGQSIGKLFFGNVIPSAILTTLILLTVVWICRRHPDWGPAGPKSTWNERFAALPEALDILLLFGIIMYALFTGVVTATEAAAVSCFLALIICTVRRKLTWKKVAGAFVDTLRISCMVFMIVAGAVIFAKFLTITRLPYETAEWISALQLPRWMVLWVILLCYIIGGCIMDALAFLLVSLPIFYPLVTQLGYDPVWFGQVITIVTTMGSIMPPIGICCYVVSGMSGIPLGTVFKSSLYYFPSYIVSIVVLMVSPYWTVLVLSDLVK
- a CDS encoding methyl-accepting chemotaxis protein; amino-acid sequence: MQLTAKVNLTVMAIFAATVTILVSVAFFSSKSILSSVIQTSQISIASDNAANLNDWIQRKLQVVEAGAKDLSRSPSPEVLKRTIKTLAAAGSFTKIHPGYEDGSVVYSDDWAPPAGYDPRERPWYRQGKKELKTGLTEPYVAASTGKLIMTFMAPINGADGKFAGIFGADVTLDHVVEQVLSVKVGKSGHAFVTDAGGKILVHPDQSLTLKKNIKDLSPDLAKSDKNFAAAATGTMTYRAGGKKKFLTYARVPSTGWYLCTTVDEDEVLAPVRKQLVTLTLIGATCLAAGLLVLVLFVNRLLKPLRELYLRVAEVADGEGDLTKRLEVGGRKDEIGQLAQKLNLFLESVRGIIVQIADASRTITSDATGLKSTAEGISLGTEQVASQTVTVATASEQMSCTAADIARNCHHAADNAARAAETTEEGFRMVKSTVDGIRKRGEETKRHAEAISSLGERSEQIGAIVATIEEIADQTNLLALNAAIEAARAGDQGRGFAVVADEVRALAERTTGATKEISTMIRTIQQETKQAIASMEEGVKGSARGVEEAAGLEDALRETLAQVESLTSQVNQIAVAAEEQTATTCSITNSIQHMTEVVNETARGSQESADTASRLSVLATEMHRTVSKFKL